taaaaatatttataaaatttaataattatgtgtgataattatttcataaaaatccAAATAGATtccctaattaatattttttattgatgAAGAATAAATTGCATAGCATTTGAGCTTGTTATTATTATCTATAGACTTCATGGGCATGATAAGGACTTGGAAATTGCTTAGACGCCCTTCACCGTCCAAAAAGTCAACTCTCCGaatttactaaaaattttaataatatattaattattaattaaaggaATATGTGCATTATAGCTGCCATGTGTATCTGCTGACTCAGATTAATGTCACGACCACTTTACCACATTCCACATGCTTATGGATAAGACCCTCAGACCGACGCCTCATATCCTAATTTTCCTACAAAGATATcatatttaaacttaaattaattaataattttaatatatattaaatttaattaaatttatttatattgaaaaaatttcaaatttaaattttaattaaatttatttataaataaacagttaaatttaatttaaattattcgtatttattttaaatttaattatttttattgacaTATTATTTGgaaaaatttacataaaatataattttcttattaattaattaattaattaaactataattactaatttataaatattattataaatatacttatattttttattaaatttgatattacTGTAATGATTCatattaaaatttctaaatatgAAAAATCTTCTAAAAAAAggcaaataataattaaaaaaataaatcacatGGTGCACTGTCAGATATGGGGACCACTCGTGACTTTTTACTCCGAGCAGATGCTGTTTCACGCGCTCTTACAGGATAAACGAGAGATTATCCTTTTCTAGAAGACGTGAAAATGATTCAATGCATATGAGCCCACAAATATCTACATGCATATGGGCTAAGAATAAACGTAAACCACTAGATTTAATGACTGTATGATCTGACAGACTGGTATGAGCAAGGTCTACCGAACGTACACCTCACCCAACTAATAATGACGCGTATTTGAAGCCGCGATTATCGAGTTTGGATAATGTTGCCACGCTAGCTAGTATTTTCTCTATAAATAAGAGGCGAGAATAGCAACTTTGATCTCCATAGCATCAATATCTGTGTCTGTACTGTATTGTATCCGTTGGGCCTCTGTTTCATTCCTTTTTGAGATCTTATTTCAATTTTGATTGAAGAAATATGTTGGCTATATTCAAGAAAGGGTTGGTGAAACCACCTCAGGAGCTGAATAGCCCAGCTTCATTGGCATCATCGAGAAAGCCAAAGCTTCCTCAGGACATTCTTAAGGATTTTGAATCTTCTAATCCCTCTAATAATTTCTCAATTAGCTTTGGAGATGTTGCTTCTCTTGCTTATATTTCTCCACAAAATCCTTACTCTATTCACCAGAGGTATGTACCCATCTCTACCCTCTCTCTGACAGATTTCTCCTTTGAAATTGTTCTCATATGATATGATCTTCTTGTGTTGCAGGTTGTTCTGTGGATTGAATGacatatactgcattttcttgggaAGCTTGAACAACTTATGTAGCCTCAATAGACAGTATGGGCTGTCGAAGGGCACCAACGAGGCCATGTTTGTAATTGAAGCTTACAGAACCCTACGTGATCGTGGCCCATACCCAGCCCATCAGGTCCTAAAGGATCTTGAGGGCACATTCGGATTCGTGGTCTATGATACCAAAGCTGGACATGTCTTTGCTGCCCTGGTAAACCTCTTTGAAGCCCTTCTGTATAATTAGAGCTATCTCGTAGTCCTCTTTTGTACAGTGGAAATGCTTACAATGCATATGTGCAGGGTGCAAATGAAGGTGTGGGGCTATTCTGGGGGATTGCTGGTGATGGATCGGTGGTGATATCCGACAACTTGGAGGTCATTAAAGGAAGTTGTGCCAAGTCATTTGCACCATTTCCATCTGGGTGCATGTTCCATAGCGAACAAGGGTTGATGAGCTTTGAACATCCAATGAGCAAAATGAAGGCAATGCCCAGAATTGATAGTGAGGGGGCCATGTGTGGAGCCAACTTCAAGGTTGATAATCAATCCAGGATTAGCAGCATGCCCCGTGTTGGTAGTGAGGCCAATTGGGCTTTGTGGGGTTCGCAAGCTTAAGCCCTTCAAAgtgtgcataaaaaaaaaaaaaattttttttctaactgTTACATTGTGTGGAACCTTTCTCGTCGTTTGTTTTATTTTCAGTGTACTGTGTATATTTCCCTTGTTAGGCTTTGATAACTTGGTGTTTATCTTGGTGTGCCATTCAATGAACAAGTCTCACTTTCACATGCACGTTTGTAGATAACAGAACTAAATTGATTTTCCAGTTGATAGTTCTAATGGCTGCAATGAATTACATAGATATGACAATAGAGTTCCTACTCCCTAAATAGAAACAAGAAAGTTTGGCGTACAGCACAGAATTATATAATATATCGAAATCAGCGTAATGTACTTTTTAATTCACTTGGATCAGAAAATCTAACAAGAGTTGCAGgaatcaaggaaaaaaaaaaaacagtataTCTCCTGACTAAACAGGACTTGGGCACAAGTCCCACTGGCCAAGATGACGCTCATTTATCAACACATTTCCTAAGATGGATAGAAAACTCCACCTGAGGGAATAAATCAATCCAGGTCCACAAAAATCTGCATCatgagaaatgattgagaaaaTGGTCATTGAAAATGCACAAGATTATATTATGCATCAAAGCTGGATTTTCTCCAACTAAATCTGAAATGGATTCTAGAAATTCATTAATGTTCATGCTACTACTAGAATAGTTGAATTAGAAAGATTCAAGAGACTACTTTCCAAGCAATCAGCTCAGTTAAAGGTTTTTGAATTTCAACTTAGCTGTTTAGGCTATGATTGCATAAAAGAGTTTAACGTATGATATTCAAAATGCTAGTGATCTCCAAAATCACTGCAGACTAGTGTAGAGAACTAACCTCTAAATCAGGCAATGGGACATGGGTTTTCTTCTCTGATTTGTCAAACACTGTAATACCTGTTATTTTCTGTACTCCAAGTTTAGTAGCAATCAAGTTCTGCAAAAATAAAAGCAACATTAAGAAATCACATGTCAGTCGACATGTCCACATGAGAAACATTGTATTAACTACCATAACAGTAATGATTTTCCATCATCTAATCAAAACCAGTTTTCAGACCAAAATCAAAATCCAAAATCTTATATAAGCTTGAATGGTTCCATGCTCTAAATCATAAAGTAATGAAATTATTTACTTGCAATAAAATTTAAAGCATGAAAATGAACTGGTCAGGAAGGTGTTATGACTAATAAGGAGAATAAGGGGCTGTGATTGTATGTGAAAGTAATAGAATAGTTAGGGTGGTCTGCGGTAGTTAGTTGAAGAACTGAAAGTTGTTAGGAAGGTTGTGATTGGCGGGACAGTTATGGAAGGGCTGGCTGCTACATAACaaaatggtatcagagccttcaAGGGGTGGGCACCGGTTGCTTTCTAGTTCATCTAAATAGCATCCATGTCCAGATCAGTGCTAGTCTTCCCAAATTCCAGGTTTCTCCTACTCTTCTCtctcttcttattcttcttcttcttcttctcctcttgaATTCCTTCTTCTTTCTTGAAACTCTTCTTTCTGTATTCTTTTctctctacattttcttccaattcttcctaACTTCTTTCTCTGATCtctatttcttctcttcttcctccattCCGTCTTTTCTCAAAGTTGAAACCCTGTTTCTAGGGTTTCTAATTCTCTCTCTGATTCCCTATTTCTCATTCTCTTTCTCTATTCTTTCTCAGTTCCTCTTCTCTTTCTCCTATTCTCctatttttctctctcttccaatcttattttccttccttttttcctattttccttccctttctttctTTCCATCCAGAATAGAGTGGTTAGGCATCAGCTGGTTTCCTTTCAGTatttttttccgcaaattttcttcctcaattttttttttcggaAACAAAATACAGGTCATCAGATCATGGAAATACAATCTTGGGAACAAAGGATTCTTTTGGGTATAACTGAAATTATCGATAGATGGAGAA
The sequence above is a segment of the Hevea brasiliensis isolate MT/VB/25A 57/8 chromosome 11, ASM3005281v1, whole genome shotgun sequence genome. Coding sequences within it:
- the LOC110657388 gene encoding stem-specific protein TSJT1 — its product is MLAIFKKGLVKPPQELNSPASLASSRKPKLPQDILKDFESSNPSNNFSISFGDVASLAYISPQNPYSIHQRLFCGLNDIYCIFLGSLNNLCSLNRQYGLSKGTNEAMFVIEAYRTLRDRGPYPAHQVLKDLEGTFGFVVYDTKAGHVFAALGANEGVGLFWGIAGDGSVVISDNLEVIKGSCAKSFAPFPSGCMFHSEQGLMSFEHPMSKMKAMPRIDSEGAMCGANFKVDNQSRISSMPRVGSEANWALWGSQA